From the Sporocytophaga myxococcoides DSM 11118 genome, one window contains:
- a CDS encoding pinensin family lanthipeptide, with product MENLDEKASETPEVPKENEASESKGKKKKVSLSEFKVKSFVTDVKVEQMQFLKTAGG from the coding sequence ATGGAAAATTTAGACGAAAAAGCATCCGAAACACCTGAAGTTCCTAAGGAAAATGAAGCTTCAGAATCAAAAGGAAAGAAAAAGAAAGTTTCACTTTCTGAATTCAAGGTTAAGAGCTTCGTGACTGACGTAAAAGTCGAGCAGATGCAGTTCCTAAAAACTGCAGGAGGTTAA
- a CDS encoding HlyD family secretion protein, which translates to MVEIEDNIRRSDAVHEMMARTPPWIARTGSILLFVWFCILLALSFIIKYPEILDGPINITTKTPPAELVAKANGRINLLVANNDKVYKDQIIAYIKNPASFDEVVRLNKLMPFFGDLVNNPTKIRAKMDSIPNLTNLGQVQNAYNAFVSKLFAYDLTYTLEKNKRLVASNLEQVGTLERKAILLDEKDMVLQQELQIAEDNFKKDQSLYERGHISKLDFDASKTNFLQTRKNIQNNRQALIENRQNLQHLSYNNNELTLSDKEQKESLNVGIKASYNILVSELKAFKEEFFMTSPIYGNVTFFDVWNNNQFVNKGDQVAFIVTDSKDILGKLQVKGNKFGKVKLGQKVRVKLNSYPMSEYGILFGKVSNISKVNKNNVYVIDVDLPDTLITTYKRHIPYKHEMKGLGEIITENMSIIERIFYHMRSIGRKEYIGDEELQKKP; encoded by the coding sequence ATGGTAGAGATAGAAGATAATATAAGAAGGAGTGATGCTGTACATGAAATGATGGCCCGCACGCCTCCCTGGATTGCGAGGACGGGCAGCATATTGTTGTTTGTATGGTTCTGTATTTTGCTTGCATTAAGCTTTATAATAAAGTATCCAGAAATACTTGATGGGCCTATTAATATTACAACTAAAACTCCTCCGGCAGAATTGGTAGCGAAAGCAAACGGAAGGATTAACCTTTTGGTTGCCAATAATGATAAGGTTTATAAAGATCAGATCATTGCCTATATAAAGAACCCTGCTTCCTTTGATGAAGTAGTCAGGTTGAATAAGCTAATGCCATTCTTCGGAGACCTTGTGAATAATCCGACTAAGATTAGGGCTAAAATGGATTCTATCCCTAACCTTACTAATCTGGGTCAGGTGCAGAATGCCTACAATGCTTTTGTCAGTAAGTTGTTTGCCTATGATCTTACTTACACACTTGAAAAGAATAAAAGGCTTGTCGCCAGTAATCTTGAACAGGTGGGCACTTTAGAAAGAAAGGCAATTCTTTTGGATGAAAAGGATATGGTTCTTCAACAGGAATTACAAATTGCTGAGGATAATTTTAAAAAGGATCAATCATTGTATGAAAGAGGACATATATCCAAACTTGATTTTGATGCTTCCAAGACTAATTTCCTTCAGACCAGGAAAAATATTCAGAACAATAGACAGGCATTGATTGAAAACAGACAAAACCTTCAACATCTTTCTTATAATAATAATGAACTGACTTTAAGTGATAAAGAACAGAAGGAATCACTGAATGTGGGCATAAAAGCCTCTTATAATATTCTGGTTTCAGAATTGAAAGCCTTTAAAGAAGAGTTTTTTATGACTTCTCCTATTTATGGAAATGTTACATTTTTTGATGTGTGGAATAACAATCAGTTTGTAAATAAAGGTGATCAGGTAGCATTCATAGTAACAGATTCCAAAGATATATTAGGTAAGCTTCAGGTAAAGGGTAATAAATTCGGTAAAGTCAAATTAGGGCAGAAAGTGAGAGTTAAGCTGAATAGTTATCCTATGTCTGAATACGGTATCTTGTTTGGAAAAGTCAGCAACATATCCAAGGTTAATAAGAATAATGTCTATGTGATAGATGTTGATCTTCCTGATACACTTATCACAACTTATAAGAGGCACATTCCATATAAGCATGAAATGAAAGGTCTTGGTGAAATCATTACTGAAAACATGAGCATTATAGAAAGAATATTCTATCACATGAGATCTATCGGAAGAAAAGAATATATCGGTGACGAAGAACTACAAAAAAAGCCATGA
- a CDS encoding ATP-grasp domain-containing protein, which yields MKKSKRILFLGGSKFQIPPIIYAKSQGHHVITCDYLPDNPGHQFADEYCNLSTTDFDAVLQLAKERNVDGIVAYASDPAAPTQAYVANEMGLPSNPYESVKILARKDLFRDFLSKHNFYVPKSRSFYSLEDSLSWFREIKKPVIVKPVDSSGSKGVTKISDESHLEESFNYALSFSREKKVAIEEFFVRDGYQVAGDGFVVNGKLAFRCWANEHFDKLCNPFVPIGESFPSIMTEKTLEQAHRETQRLLDLLKITQGALNFDFHYDKNGDFSFLELGPRNGGNLIPEVIKYSTNVDLVKYTVDSALGIDCSALSQIEAAGFHSSYMLHALEDGIVKDIWYSKEIRDNILEESIFIKKGDKVSRFNGSNHTLGTMIMKFESRDEMIEKMDNMEKYLKVVLE from the coding sequence ATGAAAAAATCAAAAAGAATATTATTTCTGGGTGGTTCAAAATTTCAGATTCCACCTATTATATATGCCAAATCTCAAGGGCATCATGTAATTACATGCGATTATCTTCCTGATAATCCCGGACATCAGTTTGCAGACGAATATTGTAATCTCAGCACGACTGATTTTGATGCTGTTTTGCAGTTGGCTAAAGAAAGAAATGTTGATGGTATTGTTGCTTATGCTTCAGATCCGGCGGCACCAACTCAGGCTTATGTGGCAAATGAGATGGGACTTCCTTCCAATCCATATGAATCAGTAAAGATACTTGCCAGAAAGGATTTATTCAGGGATTTTTTATCCAAGCATAATTTTTATGTACCAAAGTCACGGAGCTTTTATTCCTTAGAAGATTCATTAAGTTGGTTCAGAGAGATTAAAAAGCCAGTTATTGTAAAACCTGTAGATTCTTCAGGAAGCAAAGGAGTTACTAAAATATCTGATGAAAGTCATCTAGAAGAGTCATTCAACTACGCACTTTCTTTTAGCAGAGAAAAGAAGGTTGCTATTGAAGAGTTTTTTGTCAGGGACGGATATCAGGTTGCTGGAGATGGCTTTGTTGTAAATGGCAAGTTAGCATTCAGATGCTGGGCGAATGAGCATTTTGACAAGCTTTGCAATCCATTTGTGCCTATTGGAGAAAGTTTCCCTTCCATCATGACAGAGAAAACATTGGAACAAGCTCATAGGGAGACACAAAGGCTACTTGATTTATTGAAGATAACACAAGGAGCTTTGAACTTTGATTTTCATTATGATAAAAACGGAGATTTTTCTTTTCTTGAATTAGGACCTAGGAACGGAGGGAATCTGATCCCTGAAGTGATAAAGTATTCTACCAATGTCGATCTGGTTAAATACACGGTAGATTCTGCCTTGGGGATTGATTGTTCTGCGTTGTCTCAGATTGAAGCTGCTGGTTTTCATTCATCTTATATGTTACATGCACTGGAAGACGGAATTGTTAAAGATATCTGGTATAGCAAGGAGATAAGAGATAATATTCTGGAAGAAAGTATTTTTATAAAAAAAGGAGATAAGGTTAGCAGGTTCAATGGATCTAATCACACTCTTGGTACAATGATTATGAAATTTGAATCTAGGGATGAAATGATAGAAAAGATGGATAATATGGAAAAATATCTTAAAGTTGTGTTAGAGTAG
- a CDS encoding glycosyltransferase family 2 protein, whose product MGLLKISICTVCMNRLHHIMQTLPANIENNKDYPEVEFVLLDYNSSDGLEEWVKGNMGTHLKSGVLKYYRTEEPVFFDRTHSRNLLFKLATGEIISNVDADNYTGTGYAAYLNEVFSNNIDVYVVADTKKRYYFLRNAFGRFACKKKDYLEIGGMDETMKSYGSETIDLYERLSNLGRKEYVIRNTNLLKAISHADEERIENEYFLKNIDRFYNKYLSYDSSELLFLFKDHSFEKCKIVPELVETHLPATLLEGSLEKGTWSEDGENVRLNDSKSYKKSDNGKLTEIGNKDGDFYKIDDVRFLQNVAKNYSFIVNNDKLTQNKKDKSLVVNSESFGKGIVTYNFETLVNIS is encoded by the coding sequence ATGGGTCTATTAAAAATCTCTATTTGTACGGTTTGCATGAACAGACTTCATCACATTATGCAGACCCTTCCTGCAAATATTGAAAATAATAAGGATTATCCTGAAGTAGAGTTCGTGCTGCTGGATTATAATTCTTCTGATGGTTTAGAGGAATGGGTAAAGGGCAATATGGGCACTCACTTAAAAAGTGGAGTTCTTAAATATTATCGAACAGAAGAACCGGTTTTCTTTGATAGGACGCATTCAAGAAATTTATTATTTAAGCTTGCTACAGGAGAAATTATATCTAATGTCGATGCAGACAATTATACCGGAACAGGATATGCTGCATATCTCAATGAGGTATTTTCCAATAATATTGATGTTTATGTGGTAGCTGATACCAAAAAGAGATATTACTTTTTAAGAAATGCTTTTGGTCGTTTTGCCTGTAAAAAGAAGGATTATTTAGAAATTGGAGGAATGGATGAAACTATGAAAAGTTATGGTTCCGAAACAATTGACCTGTATGAAAGATTGTCGAATCTGGGAAGGAAAGAATATGTAATAAGAAATACTAATTTACTCAAAGCCATTAGCCATGCTGATGAAGAGAGAATTGAAAATGAGTATTTTCTTAAAAATATAGATAGATTTTACAATAAATACCTTTCATACGATTCTTCAGAATTACTATTTTTATTTAAAGATCACTCTTTTGAAAAATGCAAGATAGTACCTGAATTAGTAGAAACACATTTACCAGCAACTTTATTGGAAGGTTCTCTTGAAAAGGGGACATGGTCTGAAGATGGAGAAAATGTCAGGTTAAATGATAGTAAGAGTTATAAGAAATCAGACAACGGAAAGCTAACTGAAATCGGTAATAAGGACGGAGATTTTTATAAGATTGATGATGTTCGTTTTCTTCAGAATGTAGCCAAGAATTATTCATTTATTGTAAACAACGATAAGTTAACTCAGAATAAAAAGGACAAAAGCCTTGTGGTGAATTCGGAATCGTTCGGAAAAGGCATTGTTACTTACAATTTTGAAACTTTGGTAAATATATCATAG
- a CDS encoding glycosyltransferase family 2 protein, with the protein MKHKISFCTVCMNRLHHLKQTLPQNIKNNLSYGKLEFIVMDYSSSDGLSKWIMSEMSEYIENGILVYYRYDEADYFDRSHSRNLMFKLASGDIICNTDADNYLGKGFAEYIAQRFEEQENFFLVPDTKRKYYYLRDALGRFCASKEDFMAVSGYDERMSGYGFEDDDLYDRLINNGKQEVIIMDLNYLHAIKHGNENRVENEFYTNYFHKIYINYETHEKSNVLVLYKNGTAHKGILSPNTSTPAPAVLANNQWESAQWKKEGDKIVVKSKETEAEYPYAEQDDCLNHNNSIYYNITNEQFLAKLSYDLPLITNYGHFLSNKEKRAGVNKNGFGKGTVYKNFSTVKTIVS; encoded by the coding sequence ATGAAACATAAAATATCATTTTGCACTGTCTGTATGAACAGACTGCATCACTTAAAACAAACCCTTCCTCAAAATATAAAGAACAATTTGTCGTATGGCAAACTGGAATTTATAGTAATGGATTACAGCTCTTCTGACGGACTTTCTAAATGGATAATGTCAGAAATGTCAGAATACATTGAGAATGGAATTTTAGTGTATTATCGCTATGATGAAGCAGACTATTTTGACAGAAGCCATTCCAGGAATCTCATGTTCAAGTTGGCAAGCGGTGACATCATTTGTAATACGGATGCTGATAATTACTTGGGTAAAGGATTTGCCGAATATATCGCCCAAAGATTTGAGGAACAGGAAAATTTTTTTTTGGTACCTGATACAAAAAGAAAATATTATTATCTCAGAGATGCATTAGGCAGATTTTGCGCATCAAAAGAAGACTTCATGGCTGTCTCTGGATATGATGAAAGAATGAGCGGATATGGATTTGAAGATGATGATCTTTATGACAGGCTTATCAACAATGGTAAGCAAGAAGTCATCATAATGGATTTAAACTATCTGCATGCCATAAAGCATGGAAATGAAAACAGGGTTGAGAATGAATTCTACACCAATTATTTCCATAAAATATACATTAACTATGAAACACATGAGAAATCAAATGTTTTAGTATTGTATAAAAATGGTACTGCACACAAAGGTATTCTATCACCCAATACCAGTACTCCTGCACCTGCAGTCCTTGCTAACAATCAATGGGAATCTGCTCAATGGAAAAAAGAAGGTGACAAAATAGTTGTAAAATCAAAAGAAACTGAAGCCGAATACCCATACGCAGAGCAGGATGATTGCTTAAATCATAATAATTCCATTTATTACAACATCACTAATGAGCAATTTCTTGCTAAGCTTTCTTATGACCTTCCACTTATCACGAATTACGGGCATTTCCTTTCTAACAAAGAAAAAAGAGCTGGAGTAAATAAAAATGGGTTTGGAAAAGGTACTGTATACAAGAATTTTTCAACAGTAAAAACAATCGTTTCCTAG
- a CDS encoding lantibiotic dehydratase C-terminal domain-containing protein — translation MKTLRNPWISISLYHNEIEKIIHDVVLPIKDELYDKELTSKVIFNRSFDRGENVIIMCEINEENNRDLIKSIARHKATEFFKNNPAPAKKIELPVNDWFLPYPNNHIHINDYFLFDIMETGGLQASTHAEELLSESSSTILDFIEATDDGWNIDTAIGLGIQLHVVLFLAFDKNLENVSNFYESFFNNILKVTQGGQDQEKFKNELLEGLQSTFSEQKENLRDYVCYITSTILDNDEFEDEWLNDWYNLCGKINNKVNSLQNTGEFIAPEDFQFNENLGTSEEDQQKWLVIQYYLRSINSQLGILNAYELNLIYTIKECIALIAEEANT, via the coding sequence ATGAAAACATTGCGCAACCCTTGGATCTCTATTTCTCTCTATCATAATGAAATAGAAAAAATCATTCATGATGTAGTTCTGCCAATCAAAGATGAATTATATGATAAGGAGCTGACCAGCAAAGTAATTTTCAACCGTAGTTTTGATCGCGGAGAAAATGTGATCATAATGTGTGAGATCAATGAGGAAAACAACAGAGATTTGATAAAATCTATTGCCAGACATAAGGCTACGGAGTTTTTTAAAAACAATCCTGCTCCGGCAAAAAAAATTGAACTACCTGTCAACGACTGGTTTTTACCATACCCAAATAATCATATACATATCAATGATTATTTTTTATTCGACATTATGGAAACTGGTGGACTGCAAGCTTCCACTCACGCAGAAGAATTGCTGTCAGAATCCTCCTCTACAATACTTGATTTTATTGAAGCTACAGACGATGGATGGAACATAGACACTGCTATTGGCCTTGGTATTCAACTTCATGTAGTCCTCTTCCTCGCTTTTGACAAAAACCTAGAAAATGTATCTAACTTCTATGAATCATTTTTTAACAACATTTTAAAAGTAACACAAGGAGGCCAGGATCAGGAAAAATTCAAAAATGAACTATTGGAAGGCTTGCAATCAACCTTTAGTGAACAAAAAGAAAATCTAAGAGATTACGTATGCTATATCACTTCTACCATACTTGATAATGATGAATTTGAAGACGAATGGCTTAACGACTGGTATAATCTGTGTGGTAAAATAAACAATAAAGTTAATTCACTTCAAAATACTGGTGAATTCATTGCTCCTGAAGACTTCCAATTTAATGAAAATTTAGGTACCAGCGAAGAAGATCAGCAAAAGTGGCTGGTAATTCAATATTACCTTAGGTCCATTAATTCGCAGTTGGGAATTTTGAATGCATATGAACTTAATTTGATTTACACAATCAAAGAATGCATTGCGCTAATAGCTGAGGAAGCCAACACCTAA
- a CDS encoding TauD/TfdA family dioxygenase has translation MLPTFIKDISYSKSIDFPEQLKKLIKETKVVHLKDLPENIDYKEFYSDLVLQLGDIVGIGEDALTGNATQEQWTDIRYDKAKETTFRHSNTRQPLHTDAAYASFDLDVNFFFCLENAEIGGATTFVDAESIIYILSKYEPELYNRIQKTEVKFGKGEDQRKTRKIIYKEDSVLKLNWNYYRVSPENTEEAKALSEDFHNFLENKIVAAGLQTPITLKVGDGLFFHDTTILHGRNSFFGERCLIKGGFNFN, from the coding sequence ATGTTACCTACTTTTATAAAAGATATCAGCTACTCTAAATCAATAGACTTTCCTGAGCAATTAAAGAAATTAATTAAAGAAACCAAGGTTGTCCATTTAAAAGATCTTCCTGAAAATATAGATTATAAAGAGTTCTATTCTGATCTTGTTCTTCAGCTGGGAGATATTGTAGGAATAGGTGAAGATGCATTGACTGGAAATGCTACTCAGGAACAATGGACAGATATAAGATACGACAAAGCTAAGGAGACTACTTTCAGACACAGTAATACCAGGCAACCATTGCATACGGATGCTGCATATGCTAGCTTTGACCTTGATGTTAATTTTTTCTTTTGCCTTGAAAATGCTGAAATAGGCGGAGCCACAACATTTGTTGATGCCGAATCTATCATTTATATCCTTTCAAAGTATGAGCCTGAGCTATATAATAGAATTCAGAAGACAGAAGTAAAGTTTGGTAAAGGTGAAGATCAGAGGAAGACAAGAAAGATTATATATAAAGAAGACTCAGTACTTAAATTAAACTGGAATTACTATAGAGTTTCTCCTGAAAACACTGAAGAGGCAAAGGCATTATCTGAGGATTTTCATAATTTTCTAGAAAACAAGATTGTTGCTGCAGGATTGCAAACTCCTATCACATTAAAGGTAGGTGATGGATTGTTTTTTCATGATACTACAATTTTGCATGGAAGAAATTCTTTCTTTGGTGAAAGGTGTCTGATCAAAGGAGGCTTCAACTTTAACTGA
- a CDS encoding peptidase domain-containing ABC transporter, with translation MKKFPFYFQLDQMDCGATCLRMIAKYYGKSLAIEKIREKCYVGRDGVSLLGISDGAENLGFHTLAVRLSYDVLANEAPLPCILYWREKHFLILYKVTKNKLYVADPAIGLITYTPEEFKKAWIIPKANETPEGFALMLEPTPAFYEDEDNVETKKSGIRHYLKYLRPYKKYYFHLILSLTVATVISLLLPFLTQSMVDVGINNQDVDFVYVVLIAQIVLFLSSKSGEFVRGWISFHMISKVNVTILSDFLVKLMKLPVAYFDRKTPGDILKRIEDHERIQLFLTTTLVHFAFSLMSMVIFGCILAYYSVGLFLIFAVGSLLYFTWIFSLLAKRKVLDYRNFDQAVLSENNTIELVTGMQEIKLQNCERQKRWEWEKIQAKKFKLGIDGVRLGQIEQTGSSILYEVKNILLTFYAAMLVIQGEMTLGMMLAVQYIVGQLNWMTVDIIRFVHDTQNAQLSISRLSEIHEMPNEETEESVLEAEVERVQDIVFENVSFQYGGPRSKMVLEDINLRIPHNKVTAIVGTSGSGKTTLLSLLLKSYKVTDGSIKFGKSNINNISFKSWRKKFACVTQQSFIFSDTIARNIAVGEEIIDKKRMKEATITANIRDFIEELPIEYNTRIGASGVGLSQGQKQRILLARAVYKNPEILLLDEATNSLDANNERVIINNLNEFFKGKTVVVVAHRLSTVKDADQIVVLEKGKIVEVGNHESLIKSKGAYFNLVKNQLELAS, from the coding sequence ATGAAGAAGTTTCCATTCTATTTTCAGCTTGATCAGATGGATTGTGGGGCTACGTGCCTTAGAATGATTGCTAAGTATTATGGTAAATCTCTTGCCATTGAAAAGATCAGAGAAAAGTGTTATGTAGGAAGAGATGGAGTGTCTCTTCTCGGAATCAGTGATGGTGCTGAAAATTTAGGCTTTCATACCCTTGCAGTAAGACTTTCTTATGATGTCCTTGCCAATGAGGCTCCTCTTCCTTGTATACTCTACTGGAGAGAAAAACACTTTCTGATTCTTTATAAGGTTACAAAGAATAAATTATATGTAGCTGATCCTGCAATAGGTTTAATTACATATACTCCTGAAGAGTTTAAGAAAGCCTGGATTATCCCCAAAGCTAATGAAACTCCTGAAGGCTTTGCCTTAATGCTTGAGCCGACTCCTGCATTTTATGAAGATGAAGATAATGTTGAAACTAAAAAATCTGGTATTAGACATTATCTTAAGTATCTCAGACCATATAAAAAATATTATTTCCACCTCATATTAAGTCTGACGGTAGCTACAGTTATTTCTTTGTTATTGCCCTTTCTTACACAATCAATGGTTGATGTGGGTATCAACAATCAGGATGTCGACTTTGTGTATGTGGTATTAATTGCTCAGATAGTTTTATTTCTGAGCAGTAAGTCAGGTGAATTTGTAAGAGGGTGGATTTCATTTCACATGATCAGCAAGGTAAATGTGACCATCCTGTCTGATTTTCTGGTGAAGCTCATGAAACTTCCTGTAGCGTATTTTGACAGGAAAACTCCGGGAGATATACTTAAGCGAATTGAAGACCATGAAAGGATTCAACTGTTCCTGACAACTACATTGGTTCACTTCGCATTCTCGTTGATGAGCATGGTCATTTTCGGGTGTATTTTAGCCTATTATAGTGTTGGTCTCTTTCTGATTTTTGCAGTAGGAAGTCTTCTTTATTTTACCTGGATATTTTCACTGCTTGCAAAAAGGAAAGTACTTGATTACAGAAATTTCGACCAGGCAGTTCTTAGTGAAAACAATACTATTGAACTGGTGACTGGTATGCAGGAAATCAAGTTGCAGAATTGTGAAAGGCAAAAACGATGGGAGTGGGAAAAAATTCAGGCCAAAAAGTTCAAGCTTGGCATTGATGGTGTAAGACTTGGTCAGATTGAGCAGACAGGCTCTTCCATTTTGTATGAAGTAAAAAATATCCTTCTGACTTTTTATGCTGCTATGCTTGTCATTCAGGGAGAAATGACTCTGGGTATGATGCTTGCTGTTCAATATATTGTCGGGCAGCTCAACTGGATGACTGTTGATATTATTCGTTTCGTTCATGATACTCAGAATGCTCAGTTAAGTATCAGCAGACTGTCCGAAATACATGAGATGCCAAATGAAGAAACGGAAGAATCTGTGCTGGAAGCAGAGGTGGAGCGTGTTCAGGATATAGTATTTGAAAACGTATCCTTCCAATATGGAGGCCCGAGATCTAAAATGGTATTGGAGGATATCAATCTAAGAATACCTCATAATAAGGTAACTGCCATTGTTGGTACCAGTGGAAGTGGCAAGACAACCTTGCTATCACTATTGCTTAAATCTTATAAAGTAACAGATGGGTCTATTAAGTTTGGCAAGTCAAATATCAATAACATCAGCTTTAAATCCTGGAGGAAGAAATTTGCCTGTGTGACTCAGCAAAGCTTTATTTTCTCTGATACTATAGCTAGAAATATTGCAGTCGGTGAAGAAATCATCGATAAGAAAAGGATGAAAGAAGCTACAATTACCGCTAATATCCGTGATTTTATAGAGGAGCTTCCGATAGAGTATAATACCAGGATAGGGGCCAGTGGAGTTGGTTTAAGTCAAGGACAGAAGCAAAGAATATTGCTTGCCAGAGCCGTTTATAAAAATCCTGAAATATTATTGCTGGATGAAGCGACAAATTCTCTGGATGCCAATAACGAGAGGGTGATTATCAATAATCTTAATGAATTCTTCAAAGGTAAGACGGTGGTTGTTGTGGCCCACAGACTCAGTACGGTGAAGGATGCGGATCAGATAGTTGTGCTGGAGAAAGGAAAGATTGTAGAAGTTGGCAATCATGAATCATTGATTAAAAGCAAAGGAGCTTATTTTAATCTGGTTAAAAATCAATTGGAACTTGCAAGCTGA
- a CDS encoding glycosyltransferase family A protein has translation MFRRAKKCFLNQTYENKELVVLFENDLATEEHVRNSSEYSYFELHELPEVSPFIIVQFEDENGEAYNSALKQKALLRNIDGHVLTFINSKWEYIYVSPLVFEFTLIPFSDYSFKLLWNDLWVNINNDGSIILTANESDAKVYGSTELVDTSVRLDLECFEPDNRSLERYGWEKKAVRPNPDSNIVFYKVIAKQKMSLGMKRNLSIRAAQGEYICVWDDDDYYSENRISNQMNFLQFSEKMACSLAYEIFFDHNSGRAYYNFERSTGHENSLLFSKKDAGQYGNLNVEEDTPLLLNFYNRNQLAIMDDPELYVYNFHKRNTCTNSHFQMFIGRSTLLDNEYTLKIKKLLELPV, from the coding sequence ATGTTCAGGAGAGCAAAGAAGTGTTTCCTGAATCAGACCTATGAAAATAAAGAATTAGTGGTTTTGTTTGAGAATGATCTTGCTACTGAAGAACATGTGAGAAATTCTTCTGAATATTCATATTTTGAACTCCATGAATTACCAGAGGTCTCTCCATTTATCATTGTTCAGTTTGAAGATGAAAACGGGGAGGCCTATAATTCTGCTTTGAAACAAAAAGCATTGCTAAGAAACATTGATGGACATGTTTTAACCTTCATTAACAGTAAGTGGGAATATATATATGTAAGTCCATTGGTGTTTGAGTTTACGCTTATCCCTTTTAGTGATTATTCATTTAAATTGTTGTGGAATGATTTGTGGGTCAATATAAATAATGATGGCTCTATAATATTAACAGCAAATGAATCTGATGCTAAAGTTTATGGTAGTACTGAGTTAGTTGACACTTCCGTGCGTCTGGATCTTGAATGCTTTGAACCCGACAACAGAAGTTTAGAAAGATACGGTTGGGAGAAAAAGGCAGTTAGACCTAATCCTGATAGCAATATTGTTTTCTACAAAGTGATAGCAAAACAAAAGATGTCTCTTGGTATGAAAAGAAATCTTTCTATAAGAGCAGCTCAAGGAGAATACATCTGTGTCTGGGATGATGATGATTATTATTCTGAAAACAGAATTTCCAATCAGATGAATTTCCTTCAGTTCTCTGAAAAGATGGCATGTTCTCTCGCTTACGAGATATTTTTTGATCATAATTCAGGACGAGCATACTATAACTTTGAACGATCTACAGGGCATGAAAACTCCCTTCTTTTCAGTAAAAAAGATGCCGGTCAATATGGCAATCTGAATGTTGAGGAAGATACTCCGCTATTGCTTAATTTCTATAATAGGAATCAACTTGCAATAATGGATGATCCCGAACTGTATGTCTATAATTTTCACAAAAGAAATACCTGTACGAATTCTCACTTTCAGATGTTTATAGGAAGGTCTACACTTCTTGATAATGAATATACTTTAAAGATAAAAAAGCTTCTTGAATTGCCCGTGTAA